Proteins encoded together in one Sphingomonas radiodurans window:
- a CDS encoding GAF domain-containing protein, which translates to MTGTTHASSRADTAPARADHETFLRAVSDAIRDQTDPAPILATVADRLKAHLGVARVLYSEIDTSPEGRVFTVHRDKPDALPNVVGAHRFPPAFDDLFAACARGETIASDDLAQLGGVINAGVRDFLGAIGVRSGLTIPLVKAGQLDGVLILQHGAPRHWAADEIALAEAVAERTWATLTRARAEQALRERERDQAFLVNWSDTVRRLGAPDDIMLATMERLGRHLGATRVTYAEADYAERVFATRWDWCDGCPSLIGTRVSLDAVGAEVEREWLAGEVVRYDDVATDPRTAPRDLPVYADREIAAFVSTPLIRDGRVAAILSVQCRTVRRWKEREIELIRDMGDRTWNALERARAEASLLDRERNQAFLVEWSDRLRQLTTADQVTAETLERLTRHLGATRTTYSVNTDATGEFVVVADWCDGVNSVVGRRFSVAQVSQAIVDQWEAGRIVRYDDIVGDPRVLPGRESYYAEIEVRAFVTVPLIVEGGMRASLSVQSVYAREWREAEIQLIRDVSERLWIALDRARALAELRQRERDQAFLIGWSDLVRDESRAHAILQLTLDRVGRYLGVTRASYAESDDDGSTIHVVRDWTRDDRPSLLGARISWSALGAALVEYHLSGAPVVVDDVAHDDRFDARNRRFFARIGVVAMISVPLIRDGRIVGILSLQQAEPRTWRAGEIRLLREIADRTWATLDRAHAEEALARSREALYQTEKLSALGSLLAGVSHELNNPLSIVVAQAVMMERQAAGGDLAERAFKIRKAADRCARIVQTFLAMARAKQPERRAVSLNQVAVAALELAGYGLKTEGIRVERAFDPALPQISADTDQLHQIIINLLINAQHALAGQPDPRIVRITTALGPEPMTVVIDIADNGHGVPEEARRRIFEPFFTTKAQGEGTGVGLSFSQGLAEAHGGRLTLLPTKRGATFRLTLPVDPQQTLRRIEPAVPQPIERPQRRALVIDEEHEIAESLADFLALEGYTCEIAVGGLAARVRLTRGDYDLIVSDVLMADLEGPALYDFVCSERPDLAPRMAFSTGDTLGAAATRFIAKVQRPVLEKPFVPEAVRRFLAQMEQA; encoded by the coding sequence ATGACGGGAACCACACACGCATCGAGCCGGGCAGACACGGCCCCCGCGCGTGCCGATCACGAGACCTTCCTGCGCGCCGTCTCCGATGCGATTCGCGACCAGACTGATCCCGCGCCGATCCTCGCCACCGTCGCCGATCGGCTCAAAGCGCATCTCGGCGTCGCCCGCGTGCTGTACAGCGAGATCGACACGTCCCCCGAGGGCCGGGTCTTCACCGTCCACCGCGACAAGCCCGATGCGCTGCCCAACGTCGTCGGCGCGCATCGCTTCCCGCCGGCCTTCGACGATCTGTTCGCCGCCTGCGCCCGCGGCGAGACCATCGCCAGCGACGATCTCGCGCAGCTCGGCGGCGTCATCAATGCCGGCGTGCGCGATTTCCTCGGGGCGATCGGCGTCCGCTCCGGCCTCACCATACCGCTGGTGAAGGCCGGGCAGCTCGATGGCGTGCTGATCCTCCAGCACGGCGCCCCGCGCCACTGGGCGGCGGACGAGATCGCGCTGGCAGAGGCAGTCGCCGAACGCACCTGGGCGACGCTCACCCGCGCCCGCGCCGAGCAGGCGTTGCGCGAGCGCGAGCGCGACCAGGCGTTCCTCGTCAACTGGTCCGATACGGTGCGCCGGCTCGGCGCGCCCGACGATATCATGCTCGCGACGATGGAGCGGCTCGGCCGCCATCTCGGGGCCACGCGCGTAACCTATGCCGAGGCGGATTATGCCGAACGTGTCTTCGCCACCCGCTGGGACTGGTGCGACGGCTGCCCCAGCCTGATCGGCACGCGCGTGTCGCTCGATGCCGTCGGCGCGGAGGTTGAACGCGAATGGCTCGCCGGCGAGGTCGTGCGCTACGACGATGTCGCGACCGATCCGCGCACCGCGCCGCGTGACCTGCCGGTCTATGCCGACCGCGAGATCGCCGCCTTCGTCAGTACACCGCTGATCCGCGACGGCCGAGTCGCCGCGATCCTCTCGGTCCAGTGCCGCACGGTGCGCCGCTGGAAGGAACGCGAGATTGAGCTGATCCGCGACATGGGCGATCGCACCTGGAACGCGCTCGAACGCGCCCGCGCCGAAGCCTCGCTGCTCGATCGCGAACGCAATCAAGCGTTCCTCGTCGAGTGGAGCGATCGGCTGCGCCAGCTCACCACCGCGGACCAGGTGACGGCGGAAACGCTCGAGCGCCTTACCCGCCATCTCGGCGCGACCCGCACGACCTATTCGGTCAACACCGACGCAACGGGCGAGTTCGTCGTCGTCGCCGATTGGTGCGATGGCGTGAACAGCGTCGTCGGCCGCCGCTTCTCGGTCGCGCAAGTGTCCCAGGCAATCGTCGATCAATGGGAGGCGGGCCGAATCGTCCGCTACGACGATATCGTCGGCGATCCGCGCGTGCTGCCCGGGCGCGAGAGCTATTACGCCGAAATCGAAGTCCGCGCCTTCGTCACCGTTCCGTTGATCGTGGAAGGCGGGATGCGCGCGTCGCTGTCGGTCCAGTCGGTTTACGCCCGCGAATGGCGCGAGGCCGAGATCCAGCTGATCCGCGACGTCTCCGAACGGCTGTGGATTGCACTAGACCGCGCCCGCGCGCTCGCCGAGCTGCGCCAGCGCGAGCGCGATCAGGCCTTCCTGATCGGCTGGAGCGACCTCGTACGCGACGAGAGCCGCGCGCACGCGATCCTACAGCTGACACTCGATCGCGTCGGCCGCTATCTCGGCGTCACGCGCGCCAGTTATGCCGAAAGCGACGACGACGGCAGCACCATCCATGTCGTACGCGATTGGACGCGCGACGACCGCCCGTCGCTGCTCGGCGCGCGCATTTCCTGGTCGGCGCTCGGCGCGGCGCTGGTTGAATATCACCTGTCAGGCGCGCCGGTGGTGGTCGACGACGTCGCACATGACGATCGGTTCGACGCGCGCAACCGCCGGTTCTTCGCCCGGATCGGTGTCGTCGCGATGATCAGCGTGCCGTTGATCCGCGACGGGCGGATCGTCGGAATCCTCTCGCTCCAGCAGGCCGAGCCGCGCACGTGGCGCGCCGGCGAGATCCGCCTGCTGCGCGAGATCGCCGATCGCACCTGGGCGACGCTTGACCGCGCCCATGCCGAGGAAGCGCTCGCCCGCAGCCGCGAGGCGCTGTACCAAACCGAGAAGCTCTCCGCGCTCGGTTCGCTGCTCGCCGGCGTCAGCCACGAACTCAACAATCCGCTGTCGATCGTCGTCGCGCAGGCGGTGATGATGGAGCGTCAGGCCGCCGGTGGCGACTTGGCCGAGCGTGCGTTCAAGATCCGCAAGGCCGCCGATCGCTGTGCGCGCATCGTCCAGACCTTCCTCGCCATGGCCCGCGCCAAACAACCCGAGCGGCGCGCGGTGTCACTCAATCAGGTCGCCGTCGCCGCGCTCGAACTCGCCGGCTATGGCCTCAAGACGGAAGGCATTCGCGTCGAGCGTGCGTTCGACCCGGCGCTGCCGCAGATCTCCGCCGACACCGATCAGCTCCACCAGATCATCATCAATCTGCTCATCAACGCGCAGCACGCACTCGCTGGCCAGCCTGACCCGCGCATCGTCAGAATCACCACCGCCCTCGGCCCAGAGCCGATGACGGTGGTGATCGATATCGCCGATAACGGCCACGGCGTGCCCGAGGAGGCACGACGGCGCATCTTCGAGCCCTTCTTCACCACCAAGGCACAAGGCGAGGGCACCGGCGTCGGCCTGTCCTTTTCGCAAGGTCTTGCCGAGGCGCACGGTGGCCGGCTGACATTGCTCCCGACGAAGCGCGGCGCGACCTTCCGGCTCACCCTGCCGGTCGATCCGCAGCAGACGCTCCGCCGCATCGAGCCCGCAGTTCCCCAGCCGATCGAGCGACCGCAGCGACGCGCGCTGGTCATCGACGAAGAGCACGAGATCGCCGAATCGCTTGCCGATTTCCTCGCGCTGGAAGGCTATACCTGCGAGATCGCAGTCGGTGGCCTCGCCGCCCGCGTGCGGCTCACCCGCGGCGATTATGACCTTATCGTCAGCGACGTGCTCATGGCCGATCTCGAAGGACCCGCGCTGTATGATTTCGTCTGCAGCGAGCGGCCCGATCTCGCCCCGCGCATGGCCTTCTCCACCGGCGACACGCTCGGCGCCGCCGCCACACGTTTCATCGCGAAGGTCCAGCGCCCGGTGCTCGAAAAGCCGTTCGTCCCCGAGGCGGTTCGCCGCTTCCTCGCGCAAATGGAGCAGGCATGA
- a CDS encoding ABC transporter permease/substrate-binding protein, protein MSDAWARVPELAAQHLLLAMAALALGIAIAVPLGFWSAHRPIAARVALGFASLVQTIPSLALLALFYPVLLWIGGVPALGFLPSLLALTLYALLPILRNVVTGLQGLDPAVIEAADGIGMTGWQKRRLVEAPLVLPVVTAGIRTAAVWTIGAATLSTTVGQPSLGDLIFAGLQTQSWPLVLAGCIAAAALALSVDALLGLTEYGLATRRGWLAATALGILAAATLAASAPLWRGTNDRTVVVGAKNFSEQYILARLIGDRLRAAGYEVDYRDGLGSAVAFGAVADGTIDVYVDYAGTIWTGPMKRTDVPPRAAQVRAIADWTKRTHDVTLVGALGFENAYAFAMRADDARRKNITSLADLVARAPGLTLGSDLEFLDRPEWAAVKRAYPLRFRATTPYSPTFIYRALASGRADVISAFSSDGRIAADKLTVLTDPKRAIPGYDAILLVAPRRATDARFLEALRPLVGRIGVGPMREANYRVDRDTDKSTPEAAATWLAKRISQPAP, encoded by the coding sequence ATGAGCGACGCCTGGGCGCGCGTCCCCGAACTCGCCGCGCAACACCTCCTGCTCGCGATGGCCGCGCTCGCGCTCGGCATCGCGATCGCCGTGCCGCTCGGATTCTGGTCCGCCCACCGCCCCATCGCCGCGCGCGTCGCACTCGGCTTCGCCAGTCTCGTCCAGACGATCCCCAGCCTCGCCCTCCTCGCGCTCTTCTACCCGGTGTTGCTGTGGATCGGCGGCGTGCCCGCGCTCGGCTTCCTGCCCTCGCTGCTCGCGCTGACGCTTTACGCGCTGCTCCCGATCCTCCGAAACGTCGTCACCGGGCTGCAGGGCCTCGACCCCGCGGTGATCGAGGCCGCCGACGGCATCGGCATGACGGGCTGGCAGAAGCGCCGCCTCGTCGAAGCCCCGCTTGTCCTCCCCGTCGTCACCGCCGGCATCCGCACCGCCGCCGTATGGACCATCGGCGCTGCGACGCTCTCCACCACCGTCGGCCAGCCGAGCCTCGGCGACCTGATCTTCGCCGGCCTCCAGACGCAATCCTGGCCGCTCGTGCTCGCCGGCTGCATCGCCGCCGCCGCACTCGCGCTGTCGGTCGATGCCTTGCTCGGCCTCACCGAGTACGGCCTCGCCACCCGCCGCGGTTGGCTCGCCGCTACAGCGCTCGGCATCCTCGCCGCCGCCACGCTTGCGGCTTCCGCCCCGCTATGGCGCGGCACGAACGACCGCACGGTCGTGGTCGGCGCGAAGAACTTCTCCGAGCAATATATCCTGGCGCGCCTGATCGGCGACCGGCTGCGCGCCGCCGGCTACGAGGTCGACTATCGCGACGGGCTCGGCTCGGCGGTCGCGTTCGGCGCGGTTGCCGACGGCACGATCGACGTCTACGTCGACTATGCCGGTACGATCTGGACCGGCCCGATGAAGCGCACCGACGTACCCCCGCGCGCCGCGCAGGTCCGCGCCATCGCCGACTGGACGAAGCGCACCCACGACGTCACGCTCGTCGGGGCGCTCGGCTTCGAGAACGCCTATGCCTTCGCGATGCGCGCGGACGACGCCCGTCGAAAAAACATCACCTCGCTCGCCGACCTCGTCGCCCGCGCGCCCGGCCTGACGCTGGGATCGGACCTCGAATTCCTCGACCGCCCCGAATGGGCCGCGGTCAAGCGCGCCTACCCGCTCCGCTTCCGCGCCACGACGCCCTACAGCCCGACCTTCATATACCGCGCGCTGGCCAGCGGCCGCGCTGACGTGATCAGCGCCTTCTCCTCCGACGGCCGCATCGCCGCCGACAAGCTCACCGTGCTGACCGACCCCAAACGCGCCATCCCCGGCTACGACGCGATCCTCCTAGTCGCCCCCCGCCGCGCCACCGACGCCCGCTTCCTCGAAGCGCTCCGTCCGCTGGTCGGCCGGATCGGTGTCGGCCCGATGCGCGAGGCGAATTACAGGGTCGACCGCGACACCGACAAATCCACCCCCGAAGCAGCCGCGACTTGGCTCGCGAAGCGGATCTCCCAGCCAGCTCCGTGA
- a CDS encoding ATP-binding cassette domain-containing protein — MPAESPGPSVAFHGVTKRFGDGPAAVDDVSLEIAGGSFVALVGTSGSGKSTLLKTINRLVEPTAGHVTIDCTDVTAQPLPKLRRGIGYVFQNVGLFPHLTVAENIALPLRIAGGKPRERVAEMLDLVELPRDLATRLPAELSGGQRQRIGVARALAAGPKLMLMDEPFGALDPVTRASLGEAVHALHDRLGLTTIMVTHDMAEALLLADRVLVMQHGRIVADETPASLLAGNGGDAAQALVAIPRTQAERLAALAR, encoded by the coding sequence ATGCCAGCGGAATCGCCCGGTCCCTCGGTCGCCTTCCACGGCGTCACCAAGCGTTTCGGCGATGGTCCGGCGGCGGTTGACGATGTGTCGCTGGAAATCGCCGGCGGCAGCTTCGTCGCACTCGTCGGCACCTCGGGATCGGGCAAGTCGACACTGCTCAAGACGATCAACCGCCTCGTCGAGCCCACCGCCGGCCACGTCACGATCGACTGCACCGACGTCACCGCGCAGCCGCTCCCGAAGCTGCGACGCGGCATCGGTTACGTTTTCCAGAACGTCGGCCTCTTCCCGCACCTCACCGTCGCCGAGAACATCGCGCTTCCGTTGCGCATCGCCGGCGGAAAGCCCCGCGAGCGTGTCGCCGAGATGCTCGATCTCGTCGAACTTCCCCGCGATCTCGCCACCCGCCTCCCCGCCGAACTCTCCGGCGGCCAGCGCCAGCGCATCGGCGTCGCCCGCGCCCTCGCCGCCGGGCCCAAGCTCATGCTGATGGACGAACCGTTCGGCGCGCTCGATCCCGTCACCCGCGCGTCCCTCGGTGAGGCGGTCCACGCGCTCCACGATCGCCTCGGCCTCACCACGATCATGGTCACGCACGACATGGCCGAGGCGCTGCTGCTGGCGGACCGCGTGCTGGTAATGCAGCACGGCCGCATCGTCGCCGACGAAACGCCAGCCAGCCTGCTGGCGGGCAACGGCGGCGATGCGGCGCAAGCACTCGTCGCCATCCCGCGTACGCAGGCCGAGCGTCTCGCGGCACTCGCGCGATGA